One segment of Geomonas ferrireducens DNA contains the following:
- the purD gene encoding phosphoribosylamine--glycine ligase, protein MKVLVVGSGGREHALVWKIAQSPLVEKVFCAPGNPGTATLAENVDIAVDNLQGLLDFAKKEGVELTVVGPELPLSLGLVDLFEENGMKAFGARKNAAIIEASKAFSKDLMQKYNVPTAAYGVFTEIPAAIDFIDKTGIPIVIKADGLAAGKGVIIAQTRDEAVAAVTDMLSGNAFGAAGSRVVIEEFLKGEEASFLAFTDGERIIPLASAQDHKAVFDGDKGPNTGGMGAYSPAPVVTPPIHEKAMAEVMRRTVDGMKAEGRRYQGVLYAGLMIDGDSVKTLEFNARFGDPECQPLLMRMKSDIVPILMAVASGSLEGVEIEWHDKAAVCVVLAAEGYPADYRKGDKIEGLDAAGKVEDLVVFHAGTKMSGDAVVTNGGRVLGVTALGSTVKEAIDRAYSGVKLISWPGMHNRKDIGAKAMNR, encoded by the coding sequence ATGAAGGTATTGGTAGTAGGCAGCGGCGGGCGCGAGCACGCGCTGGTCTGGAAGATCGCACAGTCCCCGCTCGTGGAGAAGGTGTTCTGCGCTCCGGGTAACCCGGGGACCGCGACGCTCGCCGAGAACGTCGACATCGCCGTCGACAACCTCCAGGGGCTCCTCGACTTCGCCAAAAAGGAAGGGGTCGAGCTGACCGTGGTCGGACCGGAACTCCCGCTTTCGCTGGGGCTTGTCGACCTCTTCGAGGAGAACGGCATGAAGGCCTTCGGCGCGCGCAAGAACGCCGCCATCATCGAGGCGTCCAAGGCGTTCTCGAAGGACCTGATGCAGAAGTACAACGTCCCGACCGCGGCATACGGCGTCTTCACCGAGATCCCCGCGGCGATTGATTTCATCGATAAGACCGGCATTCCCATCGTCATCAAGGCCGACGGCCTCGCGGCGGGCAAGGGGGTCATCATCGCCCAGACTCGCGACGAGGCGGTGGCTGCCGTCACCGACATGCTTTCCGGCAACGCCTTTGGTGCTGCGGGCTCCCGCGTCGTCATAGAGGAGTTCCTGAAGGGGGAGGAGGCATCCTTCCTCGCCTTCACCGACGGCGAACGCATCATCCCGCTTGCGAGCGCCCAGGACCACAAGGCGGTCTTCGACGGCGACAAGGGGCCCAACACGGGCGGCATGGGCGCCTATTCCCCGGCACCGGTGGTCACCCCCCCCATCCACGAGAAGGCGATGGCGGAGGTCATGCGCCGCACCGTGGACGGCATGAAGGCCGAGGGGCGCAGGTACCAGGGCGTCCTCTACGCGGGCCTCATGATCGACGGCGATTCGGTGAAGACCCTCGAGTTCAACGCGCGTTTCGGCGACCCGGAGTGCCAGCCGCTTTTGATGCGCATGAAGTCCGACATCGTCCCGATCCTCATGGCGGTTGCCTCCGGCAGCCTTGAAGGGGTCGAGATCGAGTGGCACGACAAGGCTGCGGTCTGCGTCGTGCTCGCCGCCGAAGGGTACCCGGCCGATTACAGGAAGGGGGACAAGATCGAGGGGCTCGACGCGGCCGGCAAGGTGGAAGATCTCGTCGTCTTCCACGCCGGGACCAAAATGAGCGGCGATGCCGTCGTCACCAACGGCGGCCGTGTTCTGGGCGTCACCGCCCTCGGCAGCACCGTCAAGGAAGCCATCGACCGCGCCTACAGCGGCGTGAAACTCATCTCCTGGCCCGGCATGCACAACAGGAAAGACATCGGCGCCAAGGCGATGAACCGTTAA
- the ccsB gene encoding c-type cytochrome biogenesis protein CcsB: protein MSSSMLFNVTMVLYMVSTCIFFAFLASRSKAVGLGGTYAALFGFLVQTAAIGLRWKESYDQGHGHAPLSNLFESVVFFSWTIVLIFLFIDFKYKYRAIGFFVIPFALFGMAWAQLGLDSGIEPLVPALQSNWLMYHVITCFLGYAAFAVACGISIMYLIREKMEQGGGNVQAGGLLSMFPSIRVLDDLNYKAIMIGFPLLSLGIITGAAWANYAWGTYWSWDPKETWSLIVWFVYAAFLHARITRGWVGRRAAILSVIGFAATIFCYLGVNLFLSGLHSYGR, encoded by the coding sequence ATGTCCAGTTCCATGCTTTTCAATGTGACCATGGTTCTTTATATGGTCTCGACCTGCATATTCTTCGCTTTCCTCGCCTCGCGCAGCAAGGCCGTGGGGCTTGGCGGCACCTATGCCGCACTGTTCGGCTTCCTGGTCCAGACGGCCGCTATCGGCCTGCGCTGGAAGGAGTCTTATGACCAGGGGCACGGCCATGCGCCGCTGTCCAACCTGTTCGAGTCGGTGGTCTTCTTTTCCTGGACCATCGTTCTCATCTTCCTGTTCATCGACTTCAAGTACAAGTACCGCGCCATCGGCTTCTTCGTCATCCCGTTCGCGCTCTTCGGTATGGCCTGGGCGCAGCTCGGCCTCGACAGCGGCATCGAGCCGCTCGTTCCCGCGCTGCAGAGTAACTGGCTCATGTACCACGTCATCACCTGCTTCTTGGGCTACGCCGCCTTCGCGGTAGCCTGCGGCATCTCGATCATGTACCTGATCCGTGAGAAGATGGAGCAGGGGGGGGGCAACGTCCAGGCCGGGGGGCTCCTTTCCATGTTCCCGTCCATCAGGGTGCTTGACGACCTGAACTACAAAGCGATCATGATCGGCTTCCCGCTGCTCTCCCTCGGCATCATCACCGGCGCCGCCTGGGCCAACTACGCCTGGGGCACCTACTGGAGCTGGGACCCGAAGGAGACCTGGTCTCTCATCGTCTGGTTCGTGTACGCCGCGTTCCTGCATGCCCGCATCACCCGCGGCTGGGTCGGCCGCAGGGCCGCTATCCTGTCGGTGATCGGCTTCGCTGCGACCATCTTCTGTTACCTCGGGGTCAACCTCTTCCTGTCCGGTCTGCACAGCTACGGCAGGTAG
- the resB gene encoding cytochrome c biogenesis protein ResB, translating into MTTNKRGFAQEVWDFFCSLRLSIFLLIGLALVSIIGTIIPQGQPPREYLATLSETKFRLYSSLGFFDMYHSWWFILLLYLLTLNLICCSIKRLPRVWKVVSEPVLEMDESFEKSLPNVKDLKLKGTKEELKERMASFLSAEFAAPVITEKNGAYHLFAQKSPWCRLGVYVVHLSIIVIFVGALIGSFFGYKGYVSIPEGGAISQVQTQSGKMINLGYEVRCEKFSVTFYDTGAPKEFKSILTVVDNGKPVPGLTSRPIIVNDPLTYKGTTFYQSSYGQSDEGALYHLTVRDRKGGAPVKLTARQGERLALPGGAFLSVMEATMDVRPFLRGFDGPGAQVEFTPAGGNPQPFVILSDKYESFNAQHGGDLLITFDGMDQKFYTGLQVAHDPGVWVVWAGCFLMVVGICMAFFMSHKRVWARVTDSGVTLGGSASKNPAGFEICFDDLVEKVNKA; encoded by the coding sequence TTGACTACGAACAAACGCGGATTTGCACAAGAGGTTTGGGATTTTTTCTGTTCCTTGAGACTTTCGATTTTTCTGCTTATCGGGCTGGCTTTGGTATCCATCATCGGTACCATTATTCCCCAGGGACAGCCGCCCCGTGAATACCTCGCAACGCTGAGTGAGACGAAGTTCAGGCTTTACAGTTCCCTTGGCTTCTTCGACATGTACCACTCCTGGTGGTTCATCCTGCTGCTGTACCTCCTTACGCTCAACCTGATCTGCTGCTCGATCAAGAGGCTCCCGCGCGTCTGGAAGGTCGTCTCCGAGCCGGTGCTCGAGATGGACGAGAGCTTTGAGAAGTCCCTTCCCAACGTCAAGGACCTGAAGCTCAAGGGGACCAAGGAAGAGCTCAAGGAGCGCATGGCCTCCTTTCTGAGCGCCGAGTTCGCCGCTCCGGTGATCACCGAAAAGAACGGTGCCTATCACCTGTTCGCGCAGAAGAGCCCCTGGTGCCGTCTCGGCGTCTACGTGGTGCACCTCTCCATCATCGTAATCTTCGTCGGGGCGCTGATCGGTTCCTTCTTCGGTTACAAGGGGTACGTAAGCATTCCCGAGGGTGGCGCCATCTCCCAGGTGCAGACCCAAAGCGGCAAGATGATCAACCTGGGCTACGAGGTACGCTGCGAGAAGTTCTCCGTCACCTTCTACGACACCGGCGCGCCCAAGGAGTTCAAGAGCATCCTGACCGTTGTCGACAACGGCAAGCCGGTCCCGGGGCTCACCAGCCGCCCGATCATCGTTAACGACCCGCTTACCTACAAGGGGACCACCTTCTACCAGTCCAGCTACGGTCAGTCCGACGAGGGGGCGCTGTATCACCTCACCGTCCGCGACCGCAAGGGGGGCGCGCCTGTCAAGCTGACCGCTCGTCAGGGCGAGCGCCTCGCCCTTCCCGGCGGCGCGTTCCTTTCCGTAATGGAAGCTACCATGGACGTGCGTCCCTTCCTGAGGGGTTTCGACGGCCCCGGCGCCCAGGTCGAGTTCACCCCGGCCGGCGGCAACCCGCAGCCGTTCGTCATCCTCTCGGATAAATACGAGTCCTTCAACGCGCAGCACGGCGGGGACCTCCTGATCACCTTCGACGGTATGGACCAGAAGTTCTACACCGGTCTGCAGGTCGCCCACGATCCCGGCGTCTGGGTCGTGTGGGCAGGCTGCTTCCTGATGGTGGTCGGCATCTGCATGGCGTTCTTCATGTCCCACAAGCGCGTGTGGGCCCGCGTGACCGACTCCGGGGTTACCCTCGGCGGTTCCGCCAGCAAGAACCCGGCAGGCTTTGAGATCTGTTTCGATGACCTTGTTGAGAAAGTCAACAAGGCTTAG
- a CDS encoding cytochrome c3 family protein produces the protein MKKIFAAVALTLAFAVSAMAADSVVYPAKNGNVTFNHKAHQAKAECKVCHGEGAPAKIEINKDKAHSMCKGCHAEKKAGPTKCGECHKK, from the coding sequence ATGAAGAAGATTTTTGCTGCAGTAGCTCTGACTCTCGCTTTCGCAGTTTCCGCAATGGCTGCAGACAGCGTCGTGTACCCGGCCAAAAACGGCAACGTGACCTTCAACCACAAGGCTCACCAGGCCAAGGCAGAGTGCAAAGTATGCCACGGCGAAGGTGCACCGGCCAAGATTGAGATCAACAAGGACAAGGCTCACTCCATGTGCAAAGGCTGCCATGCCGAGAAGAAAGCCGGCCCGACCAAGTGCGGTGAGTGCCACAAGAAGTAA
- the purE gene encoding 5-(carboxyamino)imidazole ribonucleotide mutase: protein MSNPTVLILMGSDSDLTTMEETARVLTQFGVPYEMHVSSAHRSPAKTSKLTREAEGRGIQVIIAAAGMAAHLAGVVAAETPLPVIAVPLGGGALNGLDALYAMVQMPGGMPVATMAIGKAGAKNAGLLAVQMLSLSNPEMRAKFVAFKARMAEEVEEKDQALQAARLN, encoded by the coding sequence ATGTCCAATCCGACCGTTTTGATTCTGATGGGAAGCGACTCCGACCTGACCACCATGGAGGAGACGGCCAGGGTTCTTACCCAGTTCGGCGTCCCGTACGAGATGCACGTTTCCTCGGCGCACCGCTCCCCCGCCAAGACCTCCAAGCTCACCCGTGAGGCGGAGGGGCGCGGCATCCAGGTGATCATCGCCGCCGCGGGGATGGCCGCGCATCTGGCCGGCGTGGTCGCCGCCGAGACGCCGCTTCCGGTCATCGCCGTCCCCCTCGGGGGCGGGGCTTTGAACGGCCTCGACGCGCTCTACGCCATGGTGCAGATGCCCGGCGGCATGCCGGTAGCCACCATGGCCATCGGCAAGGCGGGCGCCAAAAACGCCGGGCTTCTCGCGGTGCAGATGCTCTCCCTGTCCAACCCGGAGATGCGCGCGAAGTTCGTCGCTTTCAAGGCCCGGATGGCCGAAGAGGTGGAAGAGAAGGACCAGGCGCTGCAGGCTGCAAGGCTGAACTGA